The nucleotide window GTACGCGTGAGAGAAAACGGACGTATCCGGAGGAAATGCATGAGCGAGGACAAGCGCAGACGCAGCCGGGTCAAGGCGGGTTTCGAGGCGTCGCTGGTCGTGGACGGCAAGGCGGTTCCGGCCAGGACCAGGGATTTGAGCCTCAAGGGCGCTTTGGTTTCCTGCGACAAGGAATATCCCGCGAACACGCCCTGCGTATTGCGGCTGGGCCTCGGCCCCGGACTGCGGCTGTCCGTGGACGGCAAGGTGGCCCGCAAGACCCCGCAGGGACTGGCCGTGGAATTCGAGGGCATGGACGATCAGAGTTTCGGCCACCTGCTGCAGATCGTGCGGCTGAACGCGGAAGACCCCGACCAGATCGAGGACGAGCTGGCCGAGCCCGCCTTCGGCACGGACCAGGACGGCTAGCCGCGTCGGCTCATCCGAAAAGCCCCGCCCCCGCGCAGAAATATCGCGCCGGGGCGGGGTTTTTTGTTTTCCGGAAACAGGCAACCGCATCCCTGCCCCCGGCGGAGCGGCACGGACGAAAAAGGCCCCGCCGAAGCGGGGCCATGTCGCGTCATTTTATCAGGCGTGAGCGGACTAGTCGTCGAAGTCGCCCTTGGGGCCTTTGTCGCTGTCCAGGGCGGCGGCGCGGGCGCGGAACTTCTCTTCGGTCCATTCGTCCGGATCCTCGATGACTCCGGCTTTCAGCCCCATGTCGTGGCTGCCCTTTTCCGCGATCATGTCCACGGCCAGGGAGCCGGTGCCCTTCGCGTTGAAGACGTTCAC belongs to Paucidesulfovibrio longus DSM 6739 and includes:
- a CDS encoding PilZ domain-containing protein — protein: MSEDKRRRSRVKAGFEASLVVDGKAVPARTRDLSLKGALVSCDKEYPANTPCVLRLGLGPGLRLSVDGKVARKTPQGLAVEFEGMDDQSFGHLLQIVRLNAEDPDQIEDELAEPAFGTDQDG